A DNA window from Oceanimonas doudoroffii contains the following coding sequences:
- a CDS encoding SphA family protein, with product MLPVLAGPALAANGHYVPGVEGIKGALVPPPGVYYRGYLAHYDIDSLRNDQGNKLPQNNTGSVSALVNRFIWMTNKKVLNADYGVEAIIPLQQTTLDFDISGIDRRERGVGDIFVSPMVLGWHGQQWDAVLAAGMWLDTGDYSGTEPASIGKGFRTTMLTLGGTYYPDAAKSWSFSALSRYEIKSKQDDTNITPGDSWLVEWGVGKQLDSGLELGLIGYNAWQLENSKGAPAGKMAKHALGVEGSYFWPSLMLGLNVAYLGEYEVQNGPSGDLLRLTLTHVF from the coding sequence ATGCTGCCTGTCCTGGCCGGCCCAGCCCTGGCCGCAAACGGACACTATGTGCCCGGGGTTGAAGGCATCAAGGGGGCTTTGGTCCCCCCACCAGGGGTTTACTATCGCGGTTACCTGGCCCACTACGATATCGACTCGCTCAGAAATGATCAGGGTAACAAGCTGCCACAGAATAACACCGGTTCAGTTTCGGCCCTGGTTAATCGTTTTATATGGATGACCAACAAGAAAGTGCTGAATGCCGACTATGGTGTAGAAGCCATTATCCCGCTGCAACAGACTACCCTCGACTTCGATATTTCAGGTATCGACAGGAGAGAGCGCGGGGTTGGTGACATTTTTGTCAGTCCCATGGTACTGGGCTGGCATGGTCAGCAGTGGGACGCCGTACTGGCCGCCGGCATGTGGCTGGATACCGGGGACTACAGCGGCACCGAGCCCGCCTCCATTGGCAAGGGCTTCAGGACGACCATGCTAACCCTGGGCGGAACCTATTACCCGGACGCCGCCAAAAGCTGGTCGTTCTCTGCCCTTTCCCGCTATGAAATCAAATCGAAGCAGGACGACACCAATATCACTCCAGGCGACAGCTGGCTGGTGGAATGGGGAGTCGGCAAGCAGCTTGATAGCGGACTGGAGCTGGGGCTGATTGGCTACAATGCCTGGCAGTTGGAAAACAGCAAGGGGGCGCCGGCAGGAAAAATGGCCAAGCATGCTTTAGGAGTGGAAGGAAGCTACTTCTGGCCATCATTGATGCTGGGACTGAACGTCGCCTATCTCGGCGAATACGAGGTACAAAACGGACCCAGCGGGGATCTGCTCCGCCTGACGCTGACCCATGTATTTTAA
- a CDS encoding sigma-54-dependent Fis family transcriptional regulator, producing MQDIENMNIPETSDLIAGIRFDGEQGKIWFNEQRMLLIHAAVMGLLRKELIETLGVQRAKRFLMRFGYHSGMKDAEIARKVRPHIAREECFMAGPQMHGIRGMVKVVPTRLELDMASGHFLGEFDWFNSYEADVHQHEFGQSEEPICWTLLGYASGYTSYFMGQTIIYKEVGCVAMGGDHCSIIGKPAHEWEDKAEIEKFMLPDPVAEELFALRSELVKLRDSVGDDSEDDYRVFNSIGQSAAFRQVCKLIQKASSSRVTVLLQGETGVGKEVFARGLHVASERADKPFVAVNCACIPPDLIEAELFGVEKGAYTGATQSREGKFERANGGTIFLDEVVELSPRAQASLLRVLQEGELERVGDVRTRNIDVRVVTATNEDLQQAVQEGRFRADLFYRLNIFPVYIPALRERKEDIPLLVQHFLERYQAIYNKRTLGVTDRAREALLEYDWPGNIRELENLIERGIILTDNNNEIEVCSFFPSFKDSDSAVGKVRQDGSLREVAICADGDKDDWCAQLLAEGGSLETLEKSLIRHALKAAEGNVSKAARALGLTRPALAYRMKKLEQS from the coding sequence ATGCAAGATATTGAAAATATGAACATTCCCGAAACCAGTGACCTGATTGCAGGCATTCGTTTTGATGGTGAGCAGGGAAAAATCTGGTTCAACGAGCAGCGTATGCTGTTGATCCATGCGGCTGTGATGGGATTGCTGCGAAAGGAGCTTATTGAAACCTTGGGTGTACAGCGAGCCAAACGCTTCCTTATGCGCTTTGGCTATCATTCCGGTATGAAAGATGCCGAGATCGCCCGCAAGGTGCGCCCTCATATTGCTCGTGAAGAGTGCTTTATGGCCGGTCCTCAGATGCATGGCATCAGGGGAATGGTCAAGGTGGTCCCCACCCGGCTGGAGCTGGATATGGCCTCCGGTCATTTTCTCGGCGAGTTTGACTGGTTCAATTCCTACGAGGCAGACGTTCACCAACATGAGTTCGGTCAGTCCGAGGAGCCTATCTGCTGGACACTGCTTGGCTATGCCAGCGGCTACACCAGTTATTTCATGGGGCAGACCATTATCTACAAGGAAGTCGGTTGTGTGGCCATGGGGGGAGATCACTGCAGTATCATCGGCAAGCCGGCCCATGAATGGGAAGACAAGGCGGAAATCGAGAAATTCATGTTGCCGGATCCGGTGGCGGAAGAGTTGTTTGCGCTCAGGAGTGAATTGGTCAAGTTGCGCGACAGCGTGGGTGACGACAGTGAAGATGATTACCGGGTGTTCAATTCCATCGGCCAGTCGGCCGCTTTTCGACAGGTGTGCAAGCTGATCCAAAAGGCCTCGAGCAGCCGGGTGACGGTGTTGTTGCAGGGGGAAACCGGGGTGGGCAAGGAAGTGTTCGCCCGTGGCCTGCATGTTGCCAGTGAGCGGGCCGACAAGCCGTTTGTGGCGGTGAATTGCGCCTGTATACCGCCGGATTTGATTGAGGCTGAATTGTTTGGGGTAGAAAAGGGTGCCTATACCGGTGCGACCCAGAGCCGGGAAGGCAAGTTCGAACGAGCCAATGGCGGAACCATCTTTCTGGATGAAGTGGTGGAGTTGTCGCCTCGGGCCCAGGCCAGCCTGTTGAGGGTGCTACAGGAAGGTGAGCTGGAGCGTGTAGGTGATGTGCGAACTCGCAACATCGATGTGCGAGTGGTTACCGCGACCAACGAGGATTTGCAGCAGGCGGTGCAGGAAGGGCGGTTTCGGGCAGACTTGTTCTATCGGTTAAATATTTTTCCGGTTTATATTCCGGCTCTGAGAGAGCGCAAGGAAGACATACCGCTATTGGTACAGCATTTCCTGGAACGTTACCAGGCCATCTACAACAAGCGTACCCTGGGGGTGACCGACAGGGCGCGTGAGGCCCTGCTGGAATATGACTGGCCCGGTAATATTCGTGAGCTGGAAAACCTGATCGAGCGTGGCATCATACTGACCGACAATAACAATGAGATAGAAGTATGCAGCTTCTTCCCTTCTTTCAAGGACAGCGACTCGGCGGTGGGTAAGGTGCGTCAGGACGGCTCCTTGCGGGAAGTGGCAATCTGTGCAGACGGTGACAAGGATGACTGGTGTGCCCAGTTATTGGCCGAGGGGGGCAGTCTGGAGACCCTAGAGAAAAGTTTGATCCGCCATGCCCTCAAGGCCGCCGAGGGCAATGTATCCAAGGCGGCTCGAGCTCTGGGCCTGACTCGGCCGGCCCTGGCCTACCGTATGAAAAAGCTGGAACAGTCATAA